In Phoenix dactylifera cultivar Barhee BC4 unplaced genomic scaffold, palm_55x_up_171113_PBpolish2nd_filt_p 000995F, whole genome shotgun sequence, a single genomic region encodes these proteins:
- the LOC120107737 gene encoding premnaspirodiene oxygenase-like, protein MAREILKTHDLIFASREKILASKALYDGADIIFAPYGSYWRELRKICVIELLSAKRVKSFSTVRQEEMSNLVGYISTMNNSPVNLSEMFLLISNTTTSRVVFGTKCKHGPRFISAMKKLVEFLSGFSVADLFPSLSFVDTLNLRLKKCHREMDEILGEIIKEHEEKRETMNSSNEERQQGEDLVDVLLELKENGGLEFPLTITSIKAVIMDMFGGGTETSSTTLDWTMAELMRHPEIMEKVQAEVREALKGKAKIKEEDTNEFHYMKLVIKESLRLHPPVPLFLPRVCRETCQMDGFKIPAGSRILINAWAMATDPRYWRTRRALGLRDSMAARWTTKVATMSTCLWCRQEDVPGDDLWHGSGGDGPGQPTLLF, encoded by the exons ATGGCAAGAGAGATCCTGAAGACCCATGATCTCATCTTCGCGTCGCGGGAGAAAATACTAGCTTCCAAGGCGCTCTATGACGGCGCTGACATCATCTTCGCGCCCTACGGTAGCTACTGGCGGGAGCTGCGAAAGATATGCGTTATCGAACTACTGAGTGCAAAGCGTGTCAAGTCCTTCAGCACAGTTCGACAAGAGGAGATGTCCAACCTAGTGGGATATATCTCCACGATGAACAATTCCCCAGTTAACCTCAGTGAGATGTTTCTCCTGATATCCAATACTACGACCTCGAGGGTGGTATTTGGTACAAAATGCAAGCATGGGCCGAGATTCATCTCAGCAATGAAGAAACTCGTTGAATTCCTCTCCGGATTTAGCGTAGCTGATCTATTCCCCTCGTTAAGCTTTGTTGACACTCTCAACTTAAGGTTAAAAAAATGTCACAGGGAGATGGATGAGATCCTCGGGGAGATCATCAAAGAGcatgaagagaagagagaaaccaTGAATAGCAGCAACGAGGAACGGCAACAAGGGGAAGATCTTGTCGACGTTCTCTTAGAGCTAAAAGAAAATGGTGGACTTGAGTTCCCCCTCACGATCACCAGCATCAAGGCCGTAATCATG GATATGTTCGGGGGAGGGACTGAGACATCATCGACGACGCTGGACTGGACGATGGCAGAGTTAATGAGACACCCCGAGATAATGGAGAAGGTTCAAGCAGAGGTGAGGGAAGCTTTGAAGGGGAAGGCCAAGATCAAGGAGGAAGATACCAATGAATTCCATTACATGAAGTTGGTGATCAAAGAGTCTCTGAGATTGCACCCGCCGGTTCCGCTGTTCCTGCCGAGAGTCTGCCGCGAGACATGCCAAATGGACGGCTTCAAAATCCCTGCAGGGAGCAGGATTCTCATCAACGCATGGGCTATGGCAACGGATCCGAGGTATTGGAGGACCCGGAGAGCTTTAGGCCTGAGAGATTCGATGGCAGCTCGGTGGACTACAAAGGTGGCAACTATGAGTACATGCCTTTGGTGCAGGCAAGAGGATGTGCCCGGGGATGACCTTTGGCATGGCTCAGGTGGAGATGGCCCTGGCCAACCTACTCTACTATTTTGA